In Fragaria vesca subsp. vesca linkage group LG1, FraVesHawaii_1.0, whole genome shotgun sequence, the sequence CTGTGAAGATGAGCGTGCCATCTGATACTTATATCGATCAGTATATCACTAATTAGCTAGGTTTTGAACAATGGCTTTTGAGCAAAACCTTGTGATGATTGTCATATTCATGGTCTTGGGAATTCTTGCATCCCAAGCCACATCTCGTAACATAATATTTGAAGTACACCTGATTCTGCTAATGCATATACAAAGACGAGGCTCTACAAAGACTCGCAAGTCGTTCATATATCTTACTATTTATTTATTTTATTTTAAGCTAACTTCTATGTCGTATAGCAAATAGTCAAGAACCTATGATGTGTAATTGTTAGTTGTAAACTTTAATAAGAACGAAAAGACCGACGTCTTACTAATATTTAAGCACGTCTACATCTTCAATTAGTGAAGGTGCCGGATATATTAATACAGTATAAACATTAAACAAGGGTGCCAAACTATAAGACAAACTCTAACAAGAGAATGAAAAAAGCCTCACGCCAATTATATGTTCTTCTTTTCGAGCTTTGGTTTACTTATTTGATTCCTCATCTCCTCACACCTTACCCACATGCACCGATAATTATTCAAATAAGTGTTTTTGGAGACAGAATATCCGTAGTTGTACGTACGTAAAGAAAAATCTGAGCGATCGAAACGAAAGAAATGAATCCCTCCAGTTCATCGGAGACTCAAGTACCGGAGGTAGAGCTAGCAGAGACCAACCAGGAAGACACAACAGGCGGAGAAACTGTATATGGCATGGACCTTGATGTTTATACTGCTGCGAAAGAAGGCAATACTGCTGCCCTGGAAAAGAGAGAGCATCTTCACCAAATGTTGTCTCCAACTAAGAACACTGTTCTCCATATTTATATAGCACGTGCAACATCAACCAATCTTGAAGAAATACACGAGTCAGCCAAGATTGTCGAGAAGATGCTTAAAATATGTCCGCCTCTTCTGTTGCTGACCAACGAGAATGGTGACACTGCATTACACGCTGCGGCTAAACACGGACGCACTGCTATAGTTAAAGTTCTTGTTCAGGCTGCCAAAGAGGAAAACCAGAAGGTCGAAGGAGCTTGGCCGTGGCTCATCAGGACAACCAATGAAGAGGGAGACTCATCCTTACACATGGCTGCGCGGTTTAATCACATTGATGTAGTGGAGATATTGATCACAGAGGACCCTGAGTTTTCTCACTCTGCTAATCGAGATGGAGAGACTCCTCTTTACATGGCTGTCGAAAGGGGATTTCGTGATCTATTTTTTCAAATCCTATACACATAAAAATCCAGCTTACGAAGGACCCAATGGTAGAACATGTTTGCATGCTGCAATCATACGCAACGATAAAGGTATACAAATTATATTACTGTATGATTTTTGTTCTATATGTGTGTGTTTAGAATTGAGCGTGCAAGTCATGATTATCTTTGTTTTTTGTTGATAATCAAATTTTTCTTCTTGTAATTAAGAAATGACAGGAAAGTTACTAGAATGGAAAAGGGAGCTGACAAAAGTAGTAGATGATCAAGGTTGTACTCCGCTTCACCTTGCTGCATCAATGGGTCGCACTTTGATCGCGAAACAACTACTCGAGTGTGACAGATCTGCAGCCTACATTAAGGAGAAAGAACATAAGAGGACAGCTCTTCACTTTGCAGCTCACTATGGCCATGAAGGCGTTATGAAAAACATTATTAGGGAATGCCCTGATTGTTGTGAATTGGTAGATGACAAACATCAAAATATCCTACACACTGCTATTATGAAAGGCCAAGTCGCCTTAGGGCATATTGCTCTCAAAGATCCATGGCTTAGCAATGTTCTCTTGAATGGCAAGGATGATAATGGAGACACACCCCTCCACCGTATTGCTTATAACAAATCATTGAGTTTTTTTTTTCTTGGTACTAGGTTTGCAACAGATGCTCGAATTGACAATATGGCATTTAACAAAAAGAATCAAAATGCTTTGAACATCCTTCAAGAAGATGAGAGAAATTTTGCCGGAGCATACATGGTTAGTCCTTTTCACTTACATAATTGTGCAATTATGCGAAATTAAGGTGTTTAGATATTATTTTTTTTTTATTAACTAGTGCATGCCCAGGAGTGTGAGTTCGAGATCATTCAACTTGCTGTTGTTACAGCAGCTCTTGCTCTTTGATTTGCTTTTGTCTTCCTTTACTTTTAGTCTGTAGTGGTTTGTAGCAGTGTTTAGTTTCCTTCTTGCTCTTTCAGCCTTGTTGGCTTTCAATTTGTTGTTTTTGCTCGACCTTTGTGGTCTGTTTCAATGAAGTTCTATTCTTGACCAAAAAAAAAGTTAATGATAAAATAGACAAATTGGAAAAGTATTGATGCCATAAAAAGGAATGAAGGAATCTATTATCTTCCTCATTCTTTCAATTTGTTAGTTTAAATGTATTGTATTATTGTCCTTGTATTGTTAGTTTGTTACTTCATATTTCATATACATGTGTTACAGGGACAACGACTTCAAGACAAGCTGAAACAGAGTGGTGTCGTACTTGGTCGCCGAATTGTACCAAATGTAAGGAAAACAGAAAATGTTAACAAGACAGTTATGAAGAATGAAGGTGATGAGAGAGGCGGAAAACTTGGGGATACTCATCTGTTAGTGGCTATACTAATAGCAACTGTAAGTTTTGCAGCAGGGTTTACCATGCCTGGTGGTTACCAAAGTGATAAAGGACCAGACCAAGGCTCTGCAATTCTAAGTAGAAGTACAGCTTTCCAAGCTTTTGTCGTAACAAATACCATAGCCATGACTTTGTCCAGTTGTGCTGTCTTCTTGAACCTTTATTCATCCATGTATGCAAAGCGGAACGTATTGTTTACGACCCTTTACGCAGTAAGCATGTTCACCTTGTTGGCTTTAGTTGCAATGGTGATTGCATTTATTACTGGCACATATGCAGTACTGGGTCATTCTTCAGGTCTTGGCATCACGATTTGTGTTCTTGGCAGCCTTCTCTTCTTCGTCTTATATGAGGTTATGATTTATGATGAAACAGCACTTCGAGTAGCAATACCTTTGGTTCCTTTGAGCATCTTTTTTTTGCTCATTTTCTTTTTGATGATTAAGATGTTTGCTGTAATGGGAAAATTACGTCACCTTTGTGTCGGGAGTAACTCATCTGCGCCAAAAAGAGAAGGAAGATGGTCCAACAGTACTCCTGCTACGAGCACCTCTTCTCAATTACGCTCAGACAAAGAAATGGTTGTATACAACAGATGTTAAGGCATGAGAAACAGCCTCAAGTACTGCAATGTGTTTCAGGCTTCGGAGTGTTACTTAGTTGTATTCGAAACAAAATAATAATGTTTGATTTTCATTCTCTCTTTGTCGACTAGGGTCGATAAAAGTCGTAATGATATGCAATTGTATTTATCATCTCATAAAGTTTGATCTGGACCTAGCTAGTTTATGATTCATTATGCAGATTTACCATTTACAAGCTACCTATCTCAGCTAGGAAAAGTTGTGATCAGTGATGAGGATAAACTTTCTATTGCTGTTTTACTTCTGCTTGCTACGTAATTTGGCTCCATGAGATGTGTGTTTTTGTGGTGCTAGGTTGCTTATATATGAGAATGTTTTGGCTAATCTGCTTCTGTACAAGTTGCAACAGAAGTACCCTTCGTCAAAAACTCTACAACCCTTCTCAATCCCACCAACCTTCATATACATATCAACAAGAGCACTCCCCACAAACACCGAGTTCACAAAACCCGATTTCACCGAGTACCCATGTCAAACCTCCCCGTAAGTCAACTCCCCACCAAGTCCGCCAGCCTTGAGCGCAACGCTGAGAAGAAAAGGGTCCATGCCGATATCCGGCCGCACCCACATGTTTGAAAACAGAGCCAATGCTTCAGAGGAATCAGAGACTCCAACGTAGCCTGAGATCATATTGGTCCATGTGACCTCATCTCTCTTGGGCATTTCATCGAACACCTTCCGGGCGTGTTTGAGATCACCAGTTTTGATCAGCTGCTTCAATTGGAAGTTGAGTTCGGGGATGTCTACATGATTACCATGATGGGTTTTGCAATCCCGCTGCTTTGTTTTTGATTCGGGAGCCAGAACAAGGCATCTGCATTGTGGGTGAGCCAAGGGTGAGCTTGTAAATAGTCTTCGAAATTGAGATCTGATCGTTCTAACCATGTTCTGTATTTGAACGAAGGAAAGCATTTGGCGCCTCCTAATTTCTACAAAGAAGTGGGTCCCATAGGGGAACTGGCCCAAAGCGGGCTAGGCGGATCTTGAATTGGTGGACGTCTCAGGGGTGTTGACTACTTAAAATTAAAAAATTATCTAAAAGACAACGCAATCTTAACCATTCATAAATTTGAACATCATGTATGTTCAATAAAGTCATAGATCTTAATAATCCACGATATCATGTATTTACACGTCGTGCATAGACGATTCTCTGCTAACTAACTTTTTATAACAACAGTTTTCTGCTGACCACACGATTTATGAAACGCAGATGAGCTGTCTTTGTTGACTTGACAGGCTGGCTTGACTATATATAACATAATATTTGAAGCACACTTGATTTTGCTTAGGGGTCATCATTTGGCCAGCGGGTCTAAAAGCCCGCTAGGCTCGTCAAAAAGCCCATCTCGCCCCGACCTATAAGGCATGAGGCAGGGAAAGGGCGAAGGGTTCAAAGCCTCGGTCAGGCCCGCGGCCCGGCCCGTTACATGCCCATCAAAGTCCGGACGGCCCGGCCCTGAAAAGCCCGCCTAAAAGCCCTTTTAATTGTTTTATCAATATTTTTATGGAGTTATTAGTTAAATATGTGAACTAATTAATAGATTAAAACATATTTTTCTTTGATTTTTTTATTACATTTAGTTCAATCATTAACAAATCTTAACTTTTTTATAGTTTTTTTTGTTTTATTTTGATAAAAATCTATTAGATATATGTATATAATAAGCCCGGCCCTATAATTTAGAAACATGATTGAGGCCCAGCCCGAGCCCATAAGGCTTGGATAGTTTTTTTTTTTTATTTTGATAAAAATCTATCAGACTCCAACGTAGCCTGAGATCATATTGGTCCATGTGACCTCATCTCTCTTGGGCATTTCATCGAACACCTCCGAGTGTGATTGACATTACCAAGTTTGACGAGCTGCATCAGTTGGGAGTTGTCTACATGATGCCTGATGGGTTTTGTGATCTAGAAGAAGAAGAAGGCTTCTGCATTGTGGGTGGCCGAAGGTTGAGTTGGTAAAGACTTTTCGAAAATGAGATCTGAACGTTAAAACCATGTTCTGTATTTGAACACAGGCCCGCCGAATTTCCATAAAGAAGTGGGTGGCCTAGACGAACTGGGCCCAAAGCGGGCTAGGCGAAATCCACACTTGTTGGTCCTATCCGGATTGGGGGATCAACCGTCTTAAGCGAGGTTAACACAGTTTCTGTTTTAGGCTAACTAATATTTCTAACAACATTTTCTTGCTGACCACAAGACACAAGACACGTGGATGGATTAAGCCTTTGTCGACTTAACAGGCTGGCTTGACTTTTTATTTTATTTTTAATAAAGGGCAATTAAACCGGCTGGCTTGACTCGTTAAGTCAAGCACACTTGACGCTGCTAACGCAAAGACGAAGACTCGCATGCTAAAGTCTATGTTGTATTGTATATAGTCAAGATGTGTAATTGTTAGTTGTTAGTTGCAATACAACTAATACAATTAGACACATTTGCAACATGTAAGCACACTGACGCAAACACACTTGACGCTGCTAACGCAAAGACGAAGACTCGCAAGCTAAAGTCTATGTCGTATTGTATATAGTCAAGATGTGTAATTGTTAGTTGTTAGTTGCAATACAATTAATACAATTAGACACATTTGTAATATGTATATCATACCATATGGTATGATAAATAGACAAACCCTAATGAGAGAATGAACAATTCTACTTGTTACTAAAATTTAAGGAATAATTTGTAGTTTAAGACAACACGTATAGTACTTACACTAAACAACTTGTTGTGTACCCTTGACCTTTGATCGCAACTTGTATTAGGATCCACTTGTATTATGGAATCAAAATTCTATATTTATAGTGGCAAACGGGGCTCTATAATCTATCTTAGTAGTGCATACCAATCTCACACCCTCCAAAAGGACCAAAACCACCACTAACCAGATGGTGTCCAATTCATCTGAGATTCAAGTAACGTCACCTAATGGTCTTGGTGATCATAAGTCTAGGCTAGAAGAGGCCAACCCTGAAGCTACCAGAGGCGATGAATGTTTGGAAGGCATGGAGCTTGATGTATACAATGCGATAAAACGAGGCAATATTGATGCCCTTTTAGAACATAGGGATCATCTTCACCAAATATTGACTCCAACTGGAAACACAATGAAAATTCTTCCATTCACATAGTGATCCCTAACTGTGTGACATGGCAGCACCACACAAACCTGAAGCTTGAAGTTTTATCGTTCGGCAACAAATTCAAACAAGGTAATCCAAAATTTTCAAGCTACAAATAGGATGAGAGCATCAGACTCATATTCCTATAAAAATAGAATAGATGTTGGGTCAATATTCTTTCCTTCTTTTATATATATATACAGTCATTTTCAGATACGGAGATCCGGACGGGTTTTCAGTCCCGATTTCCGCCGTTTCTCCACCATTCCAACGTCGGCGATGCCGTTTCTTCTCTCCGGCCTTCTTCTTCATTCCAACACTGTCGGGGGAGGTTTGGGATCACGCCAGAGAGAAGAAACGGCGTCGCCGGCGCTGGAATGGTGGAGAAACAGCAGAAATCCAGACGGAAACCGTCCAGACGTCCGCACCTGATAAACCCCATATATATATGTATATATATATATATATATANNNNNNNNNNNNNNNNNNNNNNNNNNNNNNNNNNNNNNNNNNNNNNNNNNNNNNNNNNNNNNNNNNNNNNNNNNNNNNNNNNNNNNNNNNNNNNNNNNNNNNNNNNNNNNNNNNNNNNNNNNNNNNNNNNNNNNNNNNNNNNNNNNNNNNNNNNNNNNNNNNNNNNNNNNNNNNNNNNNNNNNNNNNNNNNNNNNNNNNNNNNNNNNNNNNNNNNNNNNNNNNNNNNNNNNNNNNNNNNNNNNNNNNNNNNNNNNNNNNNNNNNNNNNNNNNNNNNNNNNNNNNNNNNNNNNNNNNNNNNNNNNNNNNNNNNNNNNNNNNNNNNNNNNNNNNNNNNNNNNNNNNNNNNNNNNNNNNNNNNNNNNNNNNNNNNNNNNNNNNNNNNNNNNNNNNNNNNNNNNNNNNNNNNNNNNNNNNNNNNNNNNNNNNNNNNNNNNNNNNNNNNNNNNNNNNNNNNNNNNNNNNNNNNNNNNNNNNNNNNNNNNNNNNNNNNNNNNNNNNNNNNNNNNNNNNNNNNNNNNNNNNNNNNNNNNNNNNNNNNNNNNNNNNNNNNNNNNNNNNNNNNNNNNNATTATATATATATATATATATATATATATTTTTTTTTTTTAAAAGATGGATCTATCTTCTAATATTCCAGATTTTTGATTTCTTTATCAAATCAATTTTGCAATCATGTTTCTTTCTCATGCTGTGATGGTAGAATTTTGCCATCAATTATGTAATTAAAGGACGTTGGAAGATCATTTTTGGAAGGATTTCTGCCATCAATTTTGCAATCAGGGAAGGTTAGAAAGATCTGGGTTTTGATGGAATACCCATGTATAAGGTTTTCGTAACTCGATTTGGATTCGAACTGAGCAGCACGAACCCAAATTGAATTTGGATAACTAATGGCATACGAAGATCTGGGTCAACGAGTCCCCGAATACCATCTTCACGGACGAAGATCTGGGTTTCGCGTGTAGGCTGAATTTTCCCTAAATTCCGTTAGCGCGTGTTGTTTGAGCCCAATTAGGAATTGGGTCCATGACTGAATTGAAAGTGTCTTGGGTAGCATTTGGGCCAACACATGTGGCCCTAAAAATAAGTCTGTTTAAGTTTGTAACCCTGAGGATAAAGATGAGCGAGGCAAATTCCTACAGGGACTATAGCGCCTCGCAGGATGAAGAAGAAATTACCTCAATGGTTGATTCCGCATCAGAGACAAGGAAGTCTCTGATAAGCGAAAGGTCAATACTCGTGACCTATGCGAAGTCTACTTATGTAGCTAGGCGCGCATCACCGAGTTATTTGGTTGGCAAGTAAAACGAAACCTTGTATAACTTAGGTAGCAGTAACTTAGATTGCGAGAGCTGCATCCTTATCAGATTATTATACGAACCACTATATAAAGAGGGTTTGGGGATCAGTTCACACACACAATCTCTCACACAAACAGAGCAATTTGCAAACTTTGACCTAGTCAAAACCCTAACGCTAAAGCACTTCGCCTTAGCAAACCATTTACTTTTCCGGCTCCTTGGAGTCATTGCACTTTTACTTTTCAAGCTCTTCCGAGTGACGTCTTGTTTTACTTTCCCTTTGGTAGCTCTGCTCGCTGTCTAATGCGAGTATCGATTGGGTGGCAGAAGGCTACTGGTAAATCCTTGTCCGCAAGGTGGCACCTGTAACTCGCTTTCGTTCTAATAGAAGCATAGGTGGTGTGCATTCTACTTTTTCAAGACTTATTACATTCTGCGTCCGCACGGTGACACACCCTTTTAATTTTCTTAGACTCGGACTTGTACTATCTTCCCCTACTTGAGAGCGTGGCCAAAACACGTGTAATACACTCGCGGTTAGTGATCATTCACTCTGTGGAGGGAAGAATCTCTGGAAACATAATCATCCATATCTATATAGCATGTGTAAGGTCAACCAATCCTGAAGAATAAAGCTATTCAGCCATCATCGTCGAGAAGATTCTTGAAATGTGTCCACCACTACTGCTGCAGTCGAACAAGATTGGCGAGACTGCATTACACATTTCCGCAATACATATGCACTGCTATAGTTGATATGATTATGCAGGTTGGCAAAATGAAGATAAGAAAACATTTGGCGCCTCCTAATTTCTACAAAGAAATGGGTCCCATAAGGGGCCCAAAATAGGCTAGGCGGCAATGAGGTTGGGCTAGGAGGATCTTGAATTGGTGGACCTACTCGGGCTGGGGTGTCGACTATTTAAAATTACAAAATTACCTAAAAGGATCTTCTAGGCGGAAAAGTCTTTTATGCACGGCGTGTAAATAGACTGTGTAATCTTAATTATTCATAGATTTGAACACCCATGTGCAAATAGACTGTCCAACAGAAACATAGATCTTAATCATCCACATGATTCTATGCTGACTAACTTTTATAACTACAGTTTTCTGCTGACCACAAGATTCATGAAACGCGGATGAGCTGCCTTTGTTGACTTGACAGGCTGGCTTGACTATATATCACATAATATTCGAAGTACGAGAAATTTTAAATACACATCTCTAATCTCTTAATACACACCCTTATTATTTTATATTTCACATTAGATTTTATAGGTATGTTTAATTACAAAAACATCCATCAATTTTTAGGGAAAAAAAAAAAAAAAAAAAANNNNNNNNNNNNNNNNNNNNNNNNNNNNNNNNNNNNNNNNNNNNNNNNNNNNNNNNNNNNNNNNNNNNNNNNNNNNNNNNNNNNNNNNNNNNNNNNNNNNNNNNNNNNNNNNNNNNNNNNNNNNNNNNNNNNNNNNNNNNNNNNNNNNNNNNNNNNNNNNNNNNNNNNNNNNNNNNNNNNNNNNNNNNNNNNNNNNNNNNNNNNNNNNNNNNNNNNNNNNNNNNNNNNNNNNNNNNNNNNNNNNNNNNNNNNNNNNNNNNNNNNNNNNNNNNNNNNNNNNNNNNNNNNNNNNNNNNNNNNNNNNNNNNNNNNNNNNNNNNNNNNNNNNNNNNNNNNNNNNNNNNNNNNNNNNNNNNNNNNNNNNNNNNNNNNNNNNNNNNNNNNNNNNNNNNNNNNNNNNNNNNNNNNNNNNNNNNNNNNNNNNNNNNNNNNNNNNNNNNNNNNNNNNNNNNNNNGATGTGTATTTAGTATAATATTGAAATAAAAAGCTAAATGTGTAGTGTATTAAGTAAGGGGTGTATTAAAATATTATGAGTGTATTTAAAATTACTCTTGAAGTACACACTTGATTCTGCTAATGCATATACAAAGACTCATTCATCTTAATATTTAATTATTTTATTTTAAGACGAAAAAACAAATTCTATTTGCTCACCCAACCTAAGTTTGAAATCGAAAAGAAAAAAAAAGTGTTAACTTCTATGTCGTATAGCGTATAGTCAAGAACTCGTGATGTGTGATTGTTAGTTGTAACTTTAATAAGAGAGAAAATCTTATGTGCGACAACCGCACCAGGTGGCTCATGCAACCGTCTAATCGTGCACCGACACGTGTCCACCTCACTTGCAGAAATCAGAAAAGAAAAGAAGACCAGAGCTGTTCTTATTCTCCGATCATACCAGGTCCTCTCCCTCTCACTCTCCCAGCCTTCCTCAAAGCCGCCACCGCCGTCAAGTCACGCTCCACCTCCATCTTCGCCGCCTCCGACGATGAAGACGACTGCGTCAACGATCCCTGGGAAGCGCGTCCCGACGCAGCGGTTGTCGTGGCCGAGACAAAGGCAGATCCGCCAGGAGGTTGCGGCGGAGATAATTGTGGAGCTGTGGTGGTCGGCGGAGATGCAGTGGTGGTGGCTAGCGAGGAGGAGATGAGGGATAAGGTGATTTGGGAGGCGAAGATGTGAGAGAGGTCGGTGGAGTAAAGGATTGTGTGGATGGATTGTTTGGGTTACAGATTGAAGACAAGAAGAAGAATGAGTCCTATGTTGGTTGGTGTATGAGTCGAGAATTCGGTAGAGGTAGAGAGGAGGAGAGAGGTTTGCTCTGGTCTGATCGGAGAAGAAGAAGAACTCCCGTCCTTTTTTTTTTTTTTTCTTTTTCTTTTTTGAGGTGGACAAGAATCGCCACGTGTCGGTGCACGATTGGGTGGTCGCATGAGACACCTGGTACGGTTGTCGCAGAGAAAATTTTCTCTTAATAAGAACGAGACCTACGTCTATTTAAGCGATACAATGGCAACACTTGTATCAAGCACGTCTGCTGTCCGCTTCTTCATTTTGTGAAGGGACCGGATATATTAATACAGTATAAACAAGGGTGCCCGCCAAACGGTGCTCTAATCTATATAAGTAGTGCGTAATTACCTCAATGACTCCACAACCACAACTACCCAAATGGCGGCCCATTCATCTGAGATGCAGGTATCACCGCCTGATGATCTTCGTGATCATGAGGCTAGGCTAGAAGAGGCCATTCCGGAAGCTACCGGAGGCGATGAATGTTTGGAAGGCATGGAGCTTGCTGTATACAATGCCGCAAAACAAGGCGACATTGTTGCCCTTTCGAATTCAGAACATAGGGATCATCTTCACCAAATATTGACTCCAACTGGAAACACAATCCTCCATATCTACATAGCATGTGCAACGTCATTCGATCTCAAAGAAGTGAGCAAATCAGCCATCGGCGTCGAGAAGATTCTTCAAATGTGTCCACCACTACTGCTGCAGTCCAACAAGATCGGCGACACTGCATTACACATTGCGGCAAGATACGGATGCACTGCTATAGTTGAAATGATTTTGCAGATTGGCAAAAAAAATCGTGACGAAGGAGAGGGAGCTTGGCCGAGAATCATCAGCAAAAAAAATAAGGAGGGAAACACAGCCTTGCACGAGGCCGTGCGGTTTAATCACTTTGATGTGGTGAAGATGTTGTCGTTGACCACACAAGATGTTCATGAGCAGATTTCCTACTCTGCTAATGTCGCCGAAGAGACTCCTCTATACATGGCTGCCGAAAGGGGATATCGTGATGTGGTTTTTCAAATCCTACTAAGTTGCACAGATCCAGCTTACCAAGGCCCCAATGGTAGAACTGCTCTACATGCTGCAGTCATACGCAACCATAAAGGTTAGAGACTTTTCTTTTTCTTCTGTGATTACATAAATTGGAAGACTACCATGAGTCCATGAGTCCAATTTCATGCTCGCCACTTACTTGAAAGTGTTTTAAACTTTCATCTCAAAAAAAAGAAAGTGTTTTAAACTTACATTAATCCCACTTAGTTATTCTATTTTTGTTATCTGTCGATCTTTCTAATTAATGAACATCGTATATTTGTTTTCATCATTTAATAAAGTTCATTGGTTATATTAATTCACCATTTAAAATCTAAAAAAATTAAAATGGTAAAATTGGTAATGCAATAGATACTATGCTTTGACAATATATATTATGTTGAATTGAAACAAATATTTTTATTATAGAGAAATACCATATCAGTGCCCATGACCAATATATCCACTGTGCCACATTAATTATATATATTTTTGATATTGATAGTGTTCTTATTGTAAGTGGCTCCCACTTCCAAGTAATTCCACACGAATCACTGGTATGGTATTTATTGTCATGGGACAATAATTTTCCTATAAATTTACCCATTGTTGAAATGCACTTGGAAAAGAAATCGTCTACATACCGTAGCTAGATATAAGATGAAAGAGAATTGTTGCTAGCTAGCTACTTGAGAAGTTCTTGTTAGTTGATTATATCTATTTAATTATTAATTGTCTTTTCTTTTTTGTGCATGGTTATTAAGAGATGACGAAGAAGTTACTAGAACGTATAAGGGGTCTAACAAAAGCAGTAGATGAACAAGGATGTACTCCGCTTCACCTTGCTGCGTCCTTGGGTCACACTTCAATTGTAAAACTATTACTCAAACATGACAGATCTGCTGCCTACGTTAAGGAGAAAGAGGAGAAGAAGACGGCTCTTCACTTTGCAGCAATGAAAGGCCATGTACATGTAATGAAACAACTAATATCCCAGTGTCCTGATTGTTGCGAATTGGTGGACAAGAATTCTCGCAATTTCCTACACTGCAGTATCCTCGCCGATAAAGAAATTAGTGTAGTGTATTTCGTGCTAGAAGATCCATGGCTTAGCAACATCCTCCTAAATGGCAAGGACGACAATGGAGACACACCCCTCCACTATCTTGCTGATACTTGTTGCGACCACACTTTTGGTGACGGTTTAGTAATAGATGCTAGAGTTGATAAGATGACATTCAACAAAGCAAATCAAAACGCTCTTGATATTCTTCTACAAATTACACAAATTAAAAGATACTCTTTGATCTTAACAAAACAGGTCACTTTTTTATTTTGACTACTTTAATCAAGTATATAACGTAGTAAGTTGAAGTTATTTATAGTTTTCAATAAAAATACTAATCTTATATATGTGTGTGTTACAGGGCCAACTGAAAGAAAAATTAAAAATGAATGGTGTCATACCAGGCTGTCGACATGTAAGGGACAAAGAGGAGGTACCGGT encodes:
- the LOC101309975 gene encoding ankyrin repeat-containing protein At5g02620-like; this encodes MNPSSSSETQVPEVELAETNQEDTTGGETVYGMDLDVYTAAKEGNTAALEKREHLHQMLSPTKNTVLHIYIARATSTNLEEIHESAKIVEKMLKICPPLLLLTNENGDTALHAAAKHGRTAIVKVLVQAAKEENQKRTLSFLTLLIEMERLLFTWLSKGDFVIYFFKSYTHKNPAYEGPNGRTCLHAAIIRNDKEMTGKLLEWKRELTKVVDDQGCTPLHLAASMGRTLIAKQLLECDRSAAYIKEKEHKRTALHFAAHYGHEGVMKNIIRECPDCCELVDDKHQNILHTAIMKGQVALGHIALKDPWLSNVLLNGKDDNGDTPLHRIAYNKSLSFFFLGTRFATDARIDNMAFNKKNQNALNILQEDERNFAGAYMGQRLQDKLKQSGVVLGRRIVPNVRKTENVNKTVMKNEGDERGGKLGDTHLLVAILIATVSFAAGFTMPGGYQSDKGPDQGSAILSRSTAFQAFVVTNTIAMTLSSCAVFLNLYSSMYAKRNVLFTTLYAVSMFTLLALVAMVIAFITGTYAVLGHSSGLGITICVLGSLLFFVLYEVMIYDETALRVAIPLVPLSIFFLLIFFLMIKMFAVMGKLRHLCVGSNSSAPKREGRWSNSTPATSTSSQLRSDKEMVVYNRC
- the LOC101310556 gene encoding serine/threonine-protein phosphatase 6 regulatory ankyrin repeat subunit C-like is translated as MTKKLLERIRGLTKAVDEQGCTPLHLAASLGHTSIVKLLLKHDRSAAYVKEKEEKKTALHFAAMKGHVHVMKQLISQCPDCCELVDKNSRNFLHCSILADKEISVVYFVLEDPWLSNILLNGKDDNGDTPLHYLADTCCDHTFGDGLVIDARVDKMTFNKANQNALDILLQITQIKRYSLILTKQGQLKEKLKMNGVIPGCRHVRDKEEVPVENKEKEKPSEDEYREVKETHLHTL
- the LOC101310267 gene encoding ankyrin repeat and death domain-containing protein 1A-like, whose amino-acid sequence is MAAHSSEMQVSPPDDLRDHEARLEEAIPEATGGDECLEGMELAVYNAAKQGDIVALSNSEHRDHLHQILTPTGNTILHIYIACATSFDLKEVSKSAIGVEKILQMCPPLLLQSNKIGDTALHIAARYGCTAIVEMILQIGKKNRDEGEGAWPRIISKKNKEGNTALHEAVRFNHFDVVKMLSLTTQDVHEQISYSANVAEETPLYMAAERGYRDVVFQILLSCTDPAYQGPNGRTALHAAVIRNHKG